TACATACAATAatcaattagaaaaatatattaattaaaatctttaGTTGATCCTCGTATTTGTTCTAAAATCTCAATTCAGTCATTAGATTTTAAGTAGTTTCAATTGGATCCcttgttttgaaaatatataacagATATGCtcaaattgttaatattatttaaatgattaatcATGGTGCACAATAAAAATGATGCATAAACTTTTTTGAGGTGGAATTTAATTTTCGTTATTTGCAAAGCTTAGAAGAGGGAAAAAGGATTTCAACATGAGCAGAGTTAGGGATTTCAACAATAGATATGGGTTTCAACCAAAATAGAGTTAGGGATTTTGAAACATTGTGAAAGGAGAAgggaagaaggaaagaaagaaagaaaaaggccACAATTGTGAGATAAAAGAATAGGAGAGTGTGAGCATCGAGTAGTCAAAACAGGGGTTGTGTTCTTTGTGAATTTTTCTAATCTTGAGAGAAGAGTTGATTGTATTAGCTTTAATTGattcggaggtccctatttcTGCAGATTCGTGTCAATTAGGTCACCGTATTTTGAAGTAGCACAATTTggtccctatttatgtaaaattgaatcaataaagtTTCTAGCATTAAATTTTGTGGACGGCGTTAAAAGTGTTGCCTAGTGGCATGGTGCGGTAGCCTTTCAAAACCACGTGGCACATAAAGACGTCAATAGGtggacttaaatgattttttaatttaaaaaaactttaaaatatggTAAATGTAATAAAAACACATAACGTTAATGTTATTTctagaaatcaaattaaaatgtattaggGTCAGATATTGGGTGTGTGCGAAATTGGGGAAAATAGGGTTTGTGGGTTAGTCGTTGTGGTTCGCAATTGGGGAACATTGGATTTTAGTGAGAAATTAGGTTTACATAAAGTTTCGTTGTAGGAAATTATCGTCATCTATCGGTGGTTTTCGCGTGAAAAGCTTTGGCAAGTTTGTTGCAGGTGAAGCACGTGTAGAGGTTAGTATATTTTGGTTTTTCGACAATGTTGCATGGACAATTGTTTCGTTGTTACTTTTAATGTGGTCCCCCATGTTTGAAGTGGTGATGTAGTCCCCCATGTTTGAAGTGTTGTCGAAGTGTGCTTTTGAAGCATGTTCTATTAAAGTGGTATTGCAATATGGTCCCCCATCTTTGtttcttttgcttttaattttgtttaagttttgttgttgttggtgttggTGTGTATAATTGAAGCATGTTCTATTAAAGGTTTTTTGTATATAAGTCAAACATTTTCTCTGTTGCGGTTTTATAggataaatattgttataattttgtataattttagttGTCGTTGGccctattattattttataggatAAATATTGTTATTCTGTTGAACATGGAGGAtcattttgaagttgttttccaccatggagggAAGTTCTTCAATGATGGGCCACTTAAGTATGAGGGGGAAAGTACAACTTTGTTTTTTGACCCAAACATGTGGAGCTACTTCCTTGTTGTCAGCGTAGTAAAAGGACTTGGATATGATGGGTTTAAGGAGTTATGATATTCTGTAGGGGGGTTCTGTGTTAGATAATAGGTTAAAGCCTTTGTGTGATGATAGAGGAGCCATGCACACGATTAACTTAGCTAGGCTAAATGGTGAGCTTCATCTATTTGTTGTTCACCTAGTCTCTGAACTTGAGGTCATACACTTGTTAGAAAATGTTCCTCATAATATAGGTGAAGTAGAAGTTGAAAATGTGATGCCTGATAGTGGTGAGACTGTAGGTATTGGTCAGGGTGAGTGTGAAAAGGAAGATGATGGTCAGTGTGAACAGCAAGGTGATGGTGAGTGTGAAAAGGAAGGTGATCGCCAGTGTGAACAACAAGGTAATGGTGAGTGTGAAAAGGAAGGTGATCGTCAGTGTGAGCAACAAGGTGATGTTGAGTGTGAACAACAGACTGAAATAATAGGTGAGGTGAATGACATGGAAGTTGAGAGAGGTGAAGTTCATGATCAAGGTGAGGAGGGTGACTGTGAAGAAAGTGTTCATGTTTCAGAAGAAAGATGTGAGGGTGATGGTGTTGTTGAAGGTGAAATTGAAACAGAGTTTGATGTGGGTGAGTGTGAAGGAGATGGTGCTAATGTTCGTAGTTGGAGTTCTAGTGGTGAGGATGCCAATGTTGATGGCAATCTTCATGTTAATGATGACTGTATGGAAGACTTGGTTGATTATGATATAGAAGACGAGGTAGGAGATGGAAATTGCTTTGGTGATATAGAAGTTGATGTGGAATATGATGGAGCATCATGGAGTTAGATGTCTAATAGTGATGTTGATCATGGCATAAATATTGATGATGATAGAGGTTTGTCCGATGATGAATGGGAATCCGAACAATTAGTTAGTGGAGTAGAAAGtgatggagaagatgatgaagaagagagTTATGGCAAGTTTGTAACATTTACTATGCCTAAATCAATGGCGGATTACAAGTGGGATTTGGGCACTTATTTTGCTAAGAAGCAAGATTTGTTGGATGCCATAAAAACCTATGCAGTAGAAAATGGTAGAAATATAAGATAtcttaaaaatgataaaaagagaaTTAGGGCAAAATGTATGGGTGCTAAAGGAAAGTTCCCATGGATGGCATATTGTGCTTATATGAATGCAATACATACGTGGCAATTAGGGACTATTCTTGACAACCACAGTTGTAGTAGAGAGCACAAAGTCAAATTACTTAATGCAAAATGGTTGAGTAAGAGGTTGGAGAAAACTGTTAGAGAAAATTCCAAAGTTAAGGAAGTGGAAATTGTTGAAAAGATAAATAGAAAGTGGAATGTAGGTGTATCTAGATCCATGCCTTATAGGGCAAAAGCCATTGCTTCAGACCATGTTGATGGGTCTTTCAAAGAGCAATATAAAAGGATCTATGATTATGCGAATGAGGTCCTAACTCGCAATCCTGGATCCACAGTGAAGGTGAAAGTTGAAGAAAATGAGGGTAGAAATATATCAGGAGGTTTTATGTTTGTCTGAAGGCCTGGAAGGACAGTTTCGTGTCCTGTAGGCCAATTATAGGGCTGGATGGTGCAtttttgaaaggaaaataaGGTGGTGAATTGTTAACTGCTTTGGGAAGAGACACAAACGACCAAAAGCTACCTATTGCATATGTCATTGTGGAAGTAGAGAACAAGGACGCGTGGAAATGGTTTATGAAACTTCTGGTTGAAGACCTCGGTGGGGAGCCAGTGCATCATGTACATTCATATCAGATCAACAAAAGGTAATTTAAATAAGACCTCTAACAATGCATATGCCTTTTTCCTCAATATGTTTATTTACATTGTTATTGAAATAAGACCTCTAACAACACTGGATAATATGAAATAACAGGGCTTAATGCAAGCTATTCAAGAAGTGGTTCCTGGAGTTGATCAACGATTTTGTGTTAGACACCTATATgctaattttagaaaaaaaattccttGGAAAGCAGCTCAAGCGGTTGATGTGGAAGGCAGCTATAGCAGCCAATCCACAAACATGGGAAGACGAAATGAGAAATATAAAAGAGGTCAACAATGAAGCTTTTAAATACCTGATAAAAATACCTCCcaagtttcttttttaatatatgttgtgTTTGATGCAATTCATACTTCTAATATTTCATAACCTGATACTAATATATCATAACTTGTTACAATGTAGATACT
This window of the Vigna angularis cultivar LongXiaoDou No.4 chromosome 7, ASM1680809v1, whole genome shotgun sequence genome carries:
- the LOC108336863 gene encoding uncharacterized protein LOC108336863; protein product: MSNSDVDHGINIDDDRGLSDDEWESEQLVSGVESDGEDDEEESYGKFVTFTMPKSMADYKWDLGTYFAKKQDLLDAIKTYAVENGRNIRYLKNDKKRIRAKCMGAKGKFPWMAYCAYMNAIHTWQLGTILDNHSCSREHKVKLLNAKWLSKRLEKTVRENSKVKEVEIVEKINRKWNVGVSRSMPYRAKAIASDHVDGSFKEQYKRIYDYANEVLTRNPGSTVKVKVEENEGRNISGGGELLTALGRDTNDQKLPIAYVIVEVENKDAWKWFMKLLVEDLGGEPVHHVHSYQINKSWSAEKLFEVRHVSQVGDKFVVDIDK